The window AGCAATAACAGCGTCTTAATCAGAGAAACGCACTGGTTAAAAAGATAAATCATGCGTAATATTCTGTCAAGAAAAGCAAAAGGACCGGCGAAGTCTAAAAAAGGGGCGTCAGATGCCCCCAAAAATCCCGTCATAATTTTAGTATTGCAAAGCGATGGGAAAGTAGACAAAGATCATCTCAATGAATGATTATTGTTGAGCCGGTCCGGATTTTCGGTTAGATAATCGCTCCAGCCGGATATCAAGAAATTTGCCCTTAATCTGTTTATCCGACATGCGCTTGACATCTGCTGCGGGTATCAGGCTCCGGCATCCAGAAAGGAGATATGTAATGAGCCTCCCATTTGTCATATCCATCCCCCACTGCTCCGACCGGATTCCCGATGAGATAAAACCGGCCCTTGCCCTCAACCAAGAGGACATCGAGGATTCCGTGGACTCAGGAACGCGAGAGATTTTTGGATCTTTGGACGCCACGGATATCCTGTGGGCCCGCTGGAGCAGGCTGGTGGTGGATCTGAACCGGGACCCCTCGCGGATGGATGCCAAAGGGGTCGTTGCAAGGATCGACTATTCCGGCCGGCAGGTCTATCGCCCGGGCATGGCCCCCCATGCAGCACAAATAGATGAGCGCCTCAACAAATACTACCGGCCGTATCACCTCCGGTTGAAAGAGGCCCTGGAGCAGGATCATATCAGAGGTTTGTTGGACGGTCATTCCCTCAACGGCATAGGTCCTTCCGAGGCCCCGGACGCAGGCCGGAAGCGGAAAGACATTGTGCTCAGCAACAACGGGGATCATAACGGCGAAGGGACCCCGTCCCTGGGACCGACGACCTGCCCTGTGGAGATCCTGCACCTGATGAGACGGATCTTTGTGAGCGCCGGATTTTCCGTCGCTTTGAACGATCCCTATACCGCCGGGTTCATCACCACCCACTACGGTCGCACATTGGCGCAAAGGGGAAAATTCGCGGTTCAGATGGAGATCAACCAGAGCCTGTTTATCGAACCGGGAACCGTGAGGATCCTTTGGGAAAATCTCGCACGGACCAGGGACCGCATCCGGCAATGCTTCGATGACATCGCAAGGATGCTCTAGCCGGCTATTTTTCACTTCCCCTTGTCGGCTTTTTTTGCTATCTTATTCTACTCAAAGGGATTATTGCATTCATCCGGTCTTCCTTGCGCGCGGTCTTTGAAGGCACTTCGTCTCCGACCTGCCTTTGCCCGGTCCCTGGGGCGGGGCTCGCGGGTTCAAGCTTCAACATTAAGGGGGTTACAGGTCATGGCTGTGATTTTGAAATATGCGGAAAAAGTCTGGATACCGGTTCTTGCCGGCATCCTGGTTTCCCTGTTACCCTGCCATGTTTCTGCAATGGAGAAAAGCATTACCAATTCTCTGGGAATGAACTTTGTGCGGATACCGGCAGGAACCTTCACCATGGGAAGCCCCCCGGATGAAGAGGGCCGAAAGGATAACGAGACACCCCACGAGGTGACCCTCAGCAGACCCTTTTACATGCAGACGACCGAAGTGACCGTGAAACAATGGCGGGCCATTATGGGAAGTCCATTATTTTTCAAGAAGAAGGGTTCCGACGACATGCCGGTGGTAAAAATCTCGTGGGATGACTGCATGGCATTTTTGGAGAAATTGAATGCCCGCAAGGAAGGCGTCTACCGGCTCCCCACAGAGGCGGAATGGGAATATGCATGCAGAGGCGGGAGCGACTCGGTCTATGGCTGGGGCGACACCATCGATTGCAGTAAAGCCATGTATGCCAATAACAGCCTGAAAGCGGGCGACTGCTTAAAATATGTAAAATCAAGGGGATTGTCCACAGACGATCCTGCGCCTGTCAGGAGTTATGCCCCCAATGCGTGGGGTCTCTACGACCTGCCGGGAAATGCCTGGGAATGGTGTCAGGACTGGTACGGCCCGTACCCCCAAGGGTCGGTGGTGGATCCCCAGGGACCCCGGTCAGGATCTGTAAGGGTGCGAAGAGGCGGGAGCTGGTACGGGCACTGGGAGAGATGCCGATGTGCCAACAGGAATTTCAGTCACCCCGCCAGCAGGTACCAGACCACCGGTTTTCGGCTGGTCAGAGAGGCCGAGTAATCGTCACGCCATCCCGCTGATCCGCGGGTAATGTCCGCACACAAGGCGAGGTCGATCCGGGTTAAGAGGAATGAAGAGGGTGGAGAGGGTGGGAAGGTAAGAAGGCCGGTCCGCAACGAGCCACCCGTACGAGCCCGGATGTCGCACATCTTTGGTAACGGTTTTTGAGACGATGGAGCATAAGGAGGCAGCTGTTTCATGGAATATTCCGTCAGCCCGGAAGGGGAGCGATTCAAGCTTCCCCAGGAAGAAGATTATGCGCTGGAACACGATAGACTGAAAGCGATCGTGGATGCCCGGCGCCAGGAGGGTTTCGAGATCGTGGTGGTCATGGGCCTCGGGTTCGTGGGGGCGGTCATGGCAGGCGTGGTGGCCGATTCAGTAGACGGCAAAACCGGAAACCCCAACAAATTCGTCATCGGCATGCAGCGGCCGAGTCCTCGAAGTTTCTGGAAAATCCCGCTCTTCAATCGCGGCGTCTCTCCGGTGAAGGCAGAGGACCCTGAGGTGGCCCCGCTGATCGAACGATGCGTCACCCGGAAGAAAACCCTCACCGCCACCTTCACCTATGATGCCCTCGAAATGGCGGACGTCTTGATCGTGGATGTGCAATGCGATTTTCTCAAGGAGGAGTTGGGCAATCTGAGAAAGGGCTATGCAGAGATAGGGGCCCTTGAAGACAGCTTCAAGATTATCGGCAAACGGATTTCTCCCCATTGCCTGGTCCTCATAGAGACCACCGTGCCCCCGGGGACCACCGAATATGTGGCCTATCCCCTGATCAAGAAGGGATTCAAGGCCCGGGGAATCAATGAAGAACCGCGGCTGGCCCACAGTTTCGAAAGGGTTATGCCGGGCAAGGAATATGTCCGGTCGGTGAGGGACTTCTGGCGTGTATGCAGCGGCATCGACCCGGAGAGCAGGGAACGGGTGACCCGCTTTCTCTCCGATGTTCTCAATGTGGAAAAATTCCCCCTGACCGTACTCGACCGGCCCATTGAGAGCGAGACCTGCAAGATCGTGGAAAACAGCTACCGGGCCACCATACTGGCCTTTCTCAACGAGTGGAGCCTCTTTGCAGAGACCAACGGGGTGGATATTGTCAAGGTCATCGATGCCATCAAGGTCCGGCCCACCCACAACAACATCCTCTTTCCAGGACCCGGCATCGGCGGGTACTGCCTTCCCAAGGACGGAGGGCTGGGTCTCTGGGCCTATAAGCACCTGATGGGGTTCGAGAACGACATCTTCAAAATCACGCCTGAGGCCATCAATATCAACGACACCAGGGCCCTCCATGCGGCCCAGCTGGTGCGCGACGCCCTGAGAAACATGGGACGCATCGTGGCCGCCTCCCAGATCGCCCTTCTCGGGGTGTCCTACCGGGAGGATGTAGGGGATACCCGATACAGCGGCTCCGAGATCGTAGCTCGAAAACTGACCGAAATGGGGGCTGATGTCCGGGCCCATGACCCCTATGTAACACATTGGTGGGAATTGGAAAAACAGGAATCTTACCCGGCCGTGGGCGCCAGTTGGTCGCGTTTTTTCCGCAACCAGGAACACCTGGCCGACTTCTCCATGACGCCTGACCTGGAAACCGCGCTCAAGGGATCCGATGCAGTGGTCCTGGCGGTCAGGCACCGGCCCTATCTGGAACTCCAACCGGAAGAGGTGGTCAAAATGGCCGGCGGTCCCCTGGCGGTGGTGGACTGCTTCGGAATCCTGGACGACGCTAAAATCGAACGGTATTTCGAGTTGGGGTGCGAGGTCAAGGGCATGGGCCGAGGTCATATCAACCGGATCAAGGATAGCGTGCGTAAGAGAAAAGCGTAGACGAATGACTGTTTTTGGGTTTGTTTCCAACTGTCGATGCCAATCCAAAATCCCAAGAGGAGGATACCATGAAAAGATGCGTCTGTTTTTTAATCGCCTGGTTCCTGTTGACCGGGGTCGCGTGGGCGGATTCCATAAAAATCCCCGTTGCCGCGGCCTTTACCGGCCAGTTGGCCTCATTTGGCGAGGGGATCAAGAATGCGGCGATTTTGAAGGGGGAAGAAATCAATGCGGCGGGAGGCATTAACGGCAAGAAGGTCGACATCGTATTGGAGGATGAGCTGTGCGATCCCAAGGAGGCGGCCACCGTGGCCACCAAATTGGCCAATGACCCGCAGGTCCCGATCGTCATCGGGCATCTTTGCAGTTCCGCCACCCTGGCGGCCCTTCCCATATACCGGGACGCAAAACTTCCTGCCATATCGCCCGCCTCCACCAATATCAGCATCGGAAAAATGAGCCCGTTCTATTTCCGGAATGTCTACAAGGATGATTTCCAGGGACTCTTTCTGGCCAAATATGCCCATCTGGCCAGAGGGTTCGAGAAAATGGCGGTCTTTTACGAGGTCAACGACTACTCCATGGGGTTGATGCAGGCCTTTATGAAGGAGGCCAAGCGTCTGGGCATCAAGATCCTGGGCACAGAGGCCTACACATCGGACACCACCGATTTCAAGCCCCAGCTCACCAAGTTCAAAAGGATGAAGCCCGATGCCATCTTTATCCCCGGGTATGCCCCCCAGGGAACGCTCATTGTCTCACAGGCGAGGGGCCTCGGCATGAAGGATGTGGCCTTTTTCGGGGCCGACGGGCTCGATGACGACCTGATGCTGAAAAATCCGGATGCAGAAGGCCTTTTTGTCACAACGCCCTTTTTACCGGATAAGGCAGGGCCCCGGGCCGCCGGTTTTATCGAGGCCTATAAGAAGAAGTATGGCAAGGAGCCCAACTGGTTTGCCGCCAACGCCTACGACGGGGTGGGGATTGCGGCCCAGGCCATAGCGGCTGTAGGTCCGGACAGGGTCAAGATCCGGGATTACCTGGCCGGTATCGATTCAAAGGAAAAGGCATATCAGGGCGTTGCCGGCAACACCTATTTTGACGAGAACGGCGACTGTCTCAAGGATGCATTTGTCAAGGAAATCAAGAACGGAAAATGGGTCAGCGCTGAAAAGCAGTTACAGTGATCCGTACATGGTACACTTCAGGGGGCAGGTTGGCAGCGACCTGCCCTTTTTTCAGCATTCAGTATTCCTTATTCAGTATTCCTTTTTAGCATGACCTGAAGGCCGTTGCCAGGGGATATGCGGTGGAAAATCTTCTCGATCAGTCGAGTCTTTTTCTCCAGCAGCTAGTGAACGGCATTACCCTGGGCGGGGTGTATGCCCTCATTGCCGTGGGATACACCATGGTCTATGGGGTCATCCAGCTGATCAACTTCGCCCACGGCGAGATCTACATGCTGGGCGCTTTCTTGGCCTATACCCTGGTGACCATCCTCGGTCTCCCCTTTTTTGCCGCATTTGTCCTGACCCTCATGATCTGCGCCTGTTTCGGGATTATCCTGGATGTGGTCGCCTACCGCCCCCTGCGAAAGGCCCCGCGCCTGGCTGCCCTCATCACGGCCATCGGGATGTCCATATTTCTTCAGAATCTGGCCCTCATGATCTGGGGCTCCCAGATCAAATCCTATCCCCGGGAGGTGCTCCCCGGCGTATTTTCCAAGGCTGCATGGAGCATAGGGGATGTCACCGTGTCCTGGCTTCAGGTGTTCATCCTTTCGATCACCGTGGTGTGCATGGCGATTCTCCATTTTACCATTCGCAGGACCAGGATCGGCACGGCCATGCGGGCCGTTTCCCAGGACAAGACCACCGCGGCCCTTATGGGGATCAGTGTCAACCGGGTGATCTCCTTTACCTTTGCCATCGGTTCGGCCATGGGCGGAATGGCCGGGATACTGGTGGGCCTCTACTACAACGCCATCTTCCCGACCATGGGCTACATCGCCGGCATCAAGGCCTTTGCAGCCGCTGTTTTAGGGGGAATCGGCAGCGTTCCGGGCGCCATGTTGGGGGGGGGCGTCTTGGGCATTGCCGAGGTGATCGGGGCCGGGTATATCTCATCGGAATACCGCGACGGCATCTCCTACGCGGTCATGATAGCGGTCATCCTCTTTAAGCCGTCCGGCCTTATCGGCAGGCAGATCAGGGAGAAGGTGTGATGGGTCTTGGACTTCCCGCACAAAAGCCCCGCCTTTTCTTCCTGGCCCTGGTCCTTTTGGCCGTTCTCCTCCCCTGGCTCCCCCTGGGCGGGTCGACCAATTACATCGTCAGGATATTGACCACAGCGGTCCTCTACATGATCCTGGCACTCGGTCTGAACATCGTCCCCGGATTCACCGGGCTCCTGGATCTGGGATACGTCGGTTTTTACGGGATCGGGGCCTATACCTCAGGACTTCTGGCCATCCACTTTGATCTGGGCCTGTGGGCGATCCTCCCGCTGGCCGCGCTCAACGGGGCGATCTGGGGGATCCTCCTGGGCGCACCCACCCTCCGCCTTACCGGAGACTACTTCGCCATCGTCACCTTCGGGTTTTCCGAACTGGTGGTGCTGGTCATCCGGAACGAACTCTGGCTCACCCGGGGCCCCATGGGTCTTCCCGGCATCTCTCCCCCTTCCATCTTCGGCCATCTCCTCACCCGCGACTGGGAGTTTTTCTATCTCATCCTGTTTCTGCTCATGATCGTCCTGGTGGTGGTGACGCGGCTCCAGGATTCCCGGCTCGGACGGGCATGGTTCGCCATACGGGAGGATGAGATCGCGGCCCAGTGCTGCGGCGTCAATCTAATCCGGTACAAGGTCACGGCCTTTGCCATCAGCGCCTCTATCGGCGCCATGGGCGGGGCCTTTTATGCCAAATGGTTCAAATTCATCCACCCGGACATGTTCAAGTTCTGGGAATCGATATTGATCCTTTGCCTGATCGTTTTCGGGGGAATGGGGAGCATTGCCGGGACCATGCTGGGGGCGCTGATACTGATCCCCCTCTCCGAGGTGCTGCGGGCGGTCCTGCCCCAGGGCCTGTTCAGCGCCCGGTATCTGATCTACGGGCTGGTTCTGGTCCTCATGATGCGCTGGCGGCCGGAAGGCCTCATCCCCTTTGAGCGGGCCCAGGCCAGAAAGGCAGGGCTCGCAAAGGAGCGTCTCAAGATATGAATCCGGTGCTCAGGGCCACACACCTGTCCAAGTCTTTCGGGGGGCTCTCGGCCTTGAGAGATATCAACCTCGAGGCCCGACCCGGTCAAATCGTCGGGATCATCGGGCCCAACGGGGCCGGAAAGACGACCCTGTTCAACTGTTTTGCGGGCCTCTATCATCCGACCCGGGGGCAGATCCAGTTTCAGGCCAGACCTATTCTCCCCCAGGTCTCAGAGGCAAAGGCGAAACTTATCCGGCAATGCGCCATCCTCTTTATGGCATTGGGGGTGATCTGGCTTCCCCTTTTCTGGTCATTCTTCCTGCCCGATGCCCTGTACAAGCTGGAACTGGTGCTTTTGGGCCTCTTTATTCTGGCCATACGATTTCTACTCATTCGAGGGCTCATGCGGTTTCAGATATGGGCCTGGAGTCTTATGATCGTCTTTCTCCTGTCGGACCTGGGCTTTTCCGTCTGGTGGCTGACCCGGCCGTCTTCCCCGGTATTTCTGATGGGGACCCGCATCCCTCTGGACTATTTTTCCTGGCCGTGGAGTCTTGCCGCAGGAACGTTCAGCATCTACCTCCTGATCCAGTTGGGATCGCGTCAGGGACGGCAGCTTTACGGGTTCAGGTTGAGTCCCGATGCCATCTGCCGCCTGGGGATGGCCAGGACATTTCAGAATATCCGCCTCTTTTTCAATCTGAGCGTCCTGGACAACGTGAAAATCGGGCGCCACGTTCAAATGCGGTCCGGTGTCCCCGGCGCCCTCTTCAGGACCAGGGGAATGCGGGACGAGGAGGCGGTCACCGAAAAAGAGGCACTTGAATGCCTCCGGTTTGTGGGCCTGGAAGCGCGGGCCTTTGATCTGGCCGGGGCCCTGGCCTATGGCGAGCAGCGCCGCCTGGAGATCGCCCGGGCCCTGGCATCCCGGCCGAAACTCCTCCTCCTGGATGAGCCGGCAGCAGGGATGAACGCGCGGGAATCCGCCCGCTTGATTGATCTGATCCTCCAAATCCGAGCAAAGGGAATTGCCGTACTGATCATCGAACACGATATGCGGGTCATGATGAACCTGGCCGACCATATCTACGTCCTCGATTACGGCAGGCTTATTGCCCAAGGGACCCCTGACGAGATTCGAAGCAATCCAAAGGTCATAGAGGCCTATTTAGGCGGGGGCGCGACCCATGCTGAGGCTTGAAGACGTTCACAGTCATTACCGGAAGATACACGCCCTCAAAGGGGTTTCCCTGAGGGTTCGCGAAAAAACCATCTGTTGTCTCATCGGGGCCAATGGGGCCGGCAAATCGACCCTTCTCATGACCATCAGTGGAATACAGCCGGTCTCGTCCGGCAGGATACGGTTCAGGGACGACCCCATCGATAAACTGCCGCCCGAAGAGATTGTACAAAAAGGGGTGGTCCAGGTCCCGGAAGGCCGGCGCATTTTCGCCGATCTGACGGTAAGGGAAAACCTGATGCTGGGGGCGTATCTCCGCCGCAACCGGCAAGCGGTGGCAAGGTCGATGGAAAATGCCTTCCAGCTTTTCCCCATCCTGAGGGAACGGCGCGACCAGTTGGGCGGGACCCTGTCGGGTGGGGAGCAGCAGATGCTTGCCATGGCAAGGGCCTTGATGGGGACGCCCTCACTCCTCCTCCTGGATGAGCCTTCCTTGGGACTGGCCCCCCTGGTGGTGGTCCATATCATGCACATTATTCAGAAGATACGGGATGACGGGCTCACCATCCTTCTGGTGGAACAGAATGCGCAGGCGGCCCTGGAATTGGGAAATTACGGGTATGTCATCGAGACGGGCCGGGTGGTGCTGGAGGATAAGGCCGCTGCCCTCCTCCAAAATGACCGGGTGAAAGAGGCCTATCTGGGGTAGGCTGGGGACTGGATGCCGGATACCTGTTGCAGGGAAGCGGAAATTCCGTCTTCAGCAGGACCGGCCCTGGATGGAACGAGGGGGATGCTGTTCCGACCTCCGACATCTGACGCCTGACCGCGGGTCTTTTGCGGCCGGTCTTGCGCTTTGCGCCTCTATTGGGATTGCAATCAGAAAGGATTGGTGTTAAGTTCCAGGTCCCGGCCCTTTGCCGGGTATCGGTTCCCGGATTTTCGGCACGTGTCGGATCCATTCCATATTGTGCTTCTGCCTGATGCCTTGCGCCTCATGCCGGAACCTGCAGACATCCCTGTGATAAGCCCTGCATCATCCACGTCTCGGATTTCCATTGTGCCAAGGCGTGTAAGCATGAGGTTGTTGGTATGGACTGCTGTCAGGGCCATGGTTCTGGAATGATGGAAAAGTGGAAGATGAGAAAGGAAATGAATCACGCCTCGGCGTGACCAATCAGGGCGAAATCCCTAAGAGCAAGGAGAGTCCGCATGAAAAGAGGTATTTTCGCTGTTGCGCTGGCCATGGTGTTAACACTGACGTTGATAGCGACGGCATTGGCCGGACCGGCGCTGGACCGCATCTTGAAGAAGGGCCAACTCACCGTAGGGCTTACGGGGAACCAGCCGCCCCTGAACGCCAAGAACAAGGCGGGGGAGATTATCGGCATGGATGCGGCGCTTGCCGAACTGATCGCCACCAACATGGGGGTCACGCTGAACATGGTCAGCATGCCGTTTGCTGAGCTGTTGCCCGCGCTTCGGGCGGGAAAGGTGGACATGGTCATGTCGGGCATGACCGTGACCCCGGAACGGAATCTGAAAGTGGCATTTGTAGGACCCTACTATGTCTCCGGAAAAGGCATCCTCACCAAGACACGAACAGTGGCCAAAATCGAAGATGCCAAGGGTCTTAACCAGAAAAACATTAAAATCGCCTCGCTCAAAAACTCCACCAGTCAGGAGATGGTTACAGAGGCGGCACCCGAGGCCACGTTTATCGCGACCCAATCCTATGATGCGGCCGTTCAAATGCTTTTGAAGGACCAGGTGGATGTGGTGGTGGCGGATTACCCTTTCTGCGCCCTCACCGCATTTCGCAACAAGGATAACGGCCTCACCGCAGCGGATGTACGTCTCACCTTTGAGCCGTTGTGCATTGCCATGCCTGAAGACGCGCTCCTGATCAACTGGGTGGAAAACTTTCTGATGATGATAGAGGCCAGTGGGGTTCTGGATGCCCTCAAGAATCATTGGTTCAATGAGAAGGTATGGCTGGAGGAACTCCCTCAGAATTAACTGGATCGCAAACGGAGAAGATATAATGCCGGCGGATAAGCAAGATAATACTCAAAAGGAACCGTTACCCGGAAGGATGGAGGCACTGAGGGAACTGCCCGGGGAAATCCTGCGGGGACTTAGCAAGGCAGAGATCAGGGCGTTTCTCTTTGATGAGGTCTGGCCCGATTCGCTCCAGGAAAAGTTGAAGGACTATTTGGCATGAGAAGCGTCAACTTCCTGTTGACTTTGTCTTCAGGGTCACTATAGTACATGACTGCTGAAACACTTTCGATCTGTTTGGTGAGACTTACCTTTTCCCATATCAATCACCATGGGGGGCGTAGGTCGAGGCTTTTGCAAGGCGACCGCTTCCGCTCTCCGGAGAACCGGCGTGCGCCCTTCACGGCATTCGGATCTTATTCCTTTAAATCCTTGTGCATTCCTCCGGACAGCAATCCTGATGGGGGAAAGGGACAATTCCCGCAAACTGCAGAAGCGAGTTTCCCGTGTCGGCAGCATGTCAGGTAACCATTACGAATCATGGAAGACATTCAAAACCACAAGGACTACAGGAACATCGATATTGATCAGGTCGGCGTCAAGGGGATCCGGTATCCCATTACGGTGCTCGACAAGGATCAGGGAGAACAGCAGACCGTCGCCCGGATAAACATGTACGTGAGTCTGCCCCGTTACTACAAGGGCACCCACATGAGCCGCTTTGTAGAAATTCTCAATGAGAACAGCCGGCGGATATCACTCCAGAACTTCTCCGATATCCTTGAGGAGGTGAAAACCCGGCTGAACGCCGAGAGCGCCCATATGGAAATCAGCTTCCCGTACTTTATCAACAAACGCGCACCCGTGACCGGCGCTGAGGGGCTGATGGAATACCTGTGCACCTTCAAGGGGTCCGTCAACAAGGGAAGCGATCTGGTGATCGGGGTTCATGTCCCCATCTCCACCCTCTGCCCATGTTCCAAAGAAATCAGCGACTTCGGGGCCCACAACCAGCGGGGGGAGGTCCGGCTCAAGGTCAGATTCAAGAAATTCGTGTGGATAGAGGACCTGATCCAGCTGGTGGAGAAATCTGCATCCAGCGAGGTGTTCTCTGTTCTCAAGCGGGAAGATGAAAAATATGTGACCGAGCAGGCATACCAGAACCCGATGTTTGTCGAGGATATTGTCAGGGAAATCTCGCTGAAGCTGGGGAATGACCCCAATATTACATGGTTTTCCGTGGAATCCGAGAACTTTGAATCCATACACAATCATAATGCCTATGCATATATTGAAAAGCGCAACAGATGACGGCCCAGAGGGAAGCGCAAAGACCAGGGATCAAAAGGCCCCCTGCTCCTTGCTCTCTGCTCCCTGCTCCCCGGGCAAAGGATGAGATGAGACATGAGTGATGAATTAAAGAAGATGTATCGGACGGTCATGGATGACCATTTCCCTTCAGAGATGCGGATCTCTTTCGGGGATCAGACCCTGACCTACCGCAAACGGGCGTGGAAGATCCCCGACCCGAACGGCCAACTCATTGAAAAGGGCCTTCGCTATGGGGAGAACCCCGGCCAGGAGGCGGCCCTCTATGAACTTTCGGACGGCAACCTCGAAATGGCCGGGTGCCGGTTTATCGGCCCCGGGGAAGGCCTGGTGTCCGCCATTTCAGAAGCGGATATGCTCCAGAGTGGCAAGCATCCCGGAAAGATCAATCTGACCGATGTGGACAATGCCCTCAATATCATGAAGTACCTGATTTCAGGCCCGGCGGTGGTGATCGTGAAACACAACAATCCCTGTGGCGTGGCCTATGGCGCGACCCTTGTGGACGCCTACACAAAGGCCGACACCGCCGACCGGATTGCGGCCTTCGGGGGGTGCGCCCTCTTTAACCGTCCCATGGACCGGGCCACCGCCGAGCGGGTATCGGAAAACTACCTGGAGGTGGTGGCAGCCCCCGATTTTGAGGAAGGGAGCGTAGCGATCCTGTCCAAACGGGCCAACCTGCGCATTCTCCGCGTTCCCCGGATGGACCGGATCTCCGAGTACGCCCGGCAGCGGTTCGTGGATTTCAAGAGCCTCATGGACGGGGGAATCATCGTGCAGCAATCCCCCTTGAATCGGATCCAATCTGCAGAAGACTTCACCCTTGCCACCACGCA is drawn from Deltaproteobacteria bacterium and contains these coding sequences:
- the folE2 gene encoding GTP cyclohydrolase FolE2, whose translation is MEDIQNHKDYRNIDIDQVGVKGIRYPITVLDKDQGEQQTVARINMYVSLPRYYKGTHMSRFVEILNENSRRISLQNFSDILEEVKTRLNAESAHMEISFPYFINKRAPVTGAEGLMEYLCTFKGSVNKGSDLVIGVHVPISTLCPCSKEISDFGAHNQRGEVRLKVRFKKFVWIEDLIQLVEKSASSEVFSVLKREDEKYVTEQAYQNPMFVEDIVREISLKLGNDPNITWFSVESENFESIHNHNAYAYIEKRNR
- a CDS encoding IMP cyclohydrolase yields the protein MSDELKKMYRTVMDDHFPSEMRISFGDQTLTYRKRAWKIPDPNGQLIEKGLRYGENPGQEAALYELSDGNLEMAGCRFIGPGEGLVSAISEADMLQSGKHPGKINLTDVDNALNIMKYLISGPAVVIVKHNNPCGVAYGATLVDAYTKADTADRIAAFGGCALFNRPMDRATAERVSENYLEVVAAPDFEEGSVAILSKRANLRILRVPRMDRISEYARQRFVDFKSLMDGGIIVQQSPLNRIQSAEDFTLATTQHEGKPYAIERPPTEGELADMLFGWQVEQGVTSNSVIYVKNGTTVGIGTGEQDRVGVAEIAIYKAYTKYADAVCHQRHGVSFKELEMMAETGEKDRALVEEINQETREAKGGLMGASMISDAFFPFRDGVDVAIRQGIRAIVQPGGSLRDFEVIEACNQADPQVTMVFTGQRAFKH